TCTATTTTTGCAGGTTGCAAAATCCTTATcacaaatttaatattaatctCACATTTATGAATGAAAATGACACGCTTGGTACCGTTGGGCATGAACAATCAAAATCTTGAATAGTTTGAGACTTTTAATCCTACTATATATTGAAGCTCCTTGGGCCTTGACAATCACACTTTCATGATTATGACGGGTTGGCAGCAGGGGCAGGTAAACTCCTTCCTTCCGAGCAGTGGAGTTGAGTTATTAAgtctatttatttgttttattattaaaataacataaaatacgTCCACGCTGAGTTTCCAAAAGTTTCCACCCACTCTACTGTTTTTGTTTAAGAATTATTAACTGTAAATCAGTTATAGACCATGACAAATATTCCAACTGCCCTCatcttgtcttttttttttttttttgtttggttaatcaaagtaaattttattaaaaaaataaagctaGTACAAGGTGAGGATAACTTAAAAAGAGAGTTCAGAATAACTAAGCAAAAGCCCAACTCCATAAAAAAGATTACAATGAAATGGGCCCAAAGTATGCAGCCCAACGCAACTAACAACCAGAAATGCATAGACATAAAAATGTAAAGTAGCCACCTCCACAAAAACAGCACCACTGCCACTGTAGATTTGTCGCCATCATCCGAAAGAAGGGTTGAAGAACCAAGTGGATGAATGGAAAATGGGGTAGGCAAGCTACCTGTGCTGAGAGCGCTTCCATAACCCTACCAGATAGTGCAAAATGCACTTTAAATGCTACAAGCCATCAAAGTGCACCTCTGTAGGAGATCCTAAGAAGAGACACCCAATGAAACGAGCATCAAGGGTGGATGGTTTGTAAATTCATAGTGAGGAGCGATATTTGGAAAGGACCAAGGTAGAGAAGCCAGATTTAAGATAAACTCAAGGACAACTGAGACCAAGCACAGAGCAACCTGAGACACAAAATGCTCAGAAATGAGAAAGTtgaatgcataaaaaaaaaatccaaatcacCAACCATGGTGGTTTGGAGTCGGGGGGAAAAGGAGATTAGAAGGTAGGGGGAAAACTGAGGGAGAGAAGGGGAGATATGGAGGTAATAAAGGGTGGAAGAAAAGGGGACGAAAAACAAGTAGAGAAGGGGAGAAAGGAAGGGTTCAAAGGGTGGAAGAAAGGAGAAGAGGGAGGAGGGGTGGGCACTGGGATGCCGCCGACCCCAAGCCGGAGCAAGGAAGCAGGAAGGGTTTCAAAGCTTTAGAGGTTTCTGAATGTGAGAAAGGGGCACGGAGTCGTAGGAAGAgcttttttttccctctctcaTCTTGTCtaattataaattttgatatAGACCTTTTAACGATATTATTAGCGTCTTATTTTTTTGAAGGTGTGATTCAACAATAAGAACTATTTAGTTTCTGAATTCTCTTTGAATGTTAGAAATCGCTCCAATTAGTAATTAGAAAGTTGTTTAATTATCTGCATTTCATTTCAGCTTTATATAATCAATCATTCACATTTTATATGaccaaacatttttttaatttagatgGATTTTTTTTCACAGATGAACGTTGAATAAGGATCTAAAATATAGATAGTTCTAATTGTATCAATAACGTATGAAAGTATCCTTACAGTAGAAAGCCTGAATCTTAACTAATTTGATAGAACATATATGTAATCCCACTTCATCTGAAAAACTTAAGTTTATAGGGTGATGAGGCTAAACCATAAATCAGCTGTATTTCGGTGAAAAAAACTTTATTTCACTTACTGTCTTTAGTATGTGGGACTTGTCACTTTCGTGGACAACGTGGAAATTTTCATACCATTGGTCCAGAACTGTTGTGCTCTCCAAACCCTATGTTCCATTCATCCTCTCCAATAAATGAAGTCATGGAGCAACGAGAAGAAGGAATATGAACCAGATTGTTCAGTCAGAGAAAATGAAGTATGGCATGGCAGAAACGGAGGCTTTTCTAAGGCTTTCTGCAGTTTTAATACTAGTCCTTACTGCATGTTTAGTAGGATTTGATTCCCAAACCAAATATGTAGTTTTCTTCTATCGAAAAGCCACCTTCAGAGATTTGAATGCACTCTTGTAAGATCTcttaaaatttttctttttctatgttTATCTGCTGCAGTCCCTCAGCTTATATGCTCTATTCAATATTTTGTCCTCTTTGTTAGGCTTTTGGTTTATGTAGTTTCGGTGGCTGCGGGTTATAATTTGCTTCAAGTTGGAAAATCTTCTCTGTCAGCTTGCTTCAAACCAAATTTGAAAGTGCGGACTAATATATACCTAGCTTGGATTTGTTTCTTGTTGGATCAGGTATTACTCCTTCCCCTGACGTTCGTATATTTTGTTTCTCATTTCTGTAGTATTTTTAtcaatctaaactacctattaacAAAATCCtatttgtcaatcaaaagaggATAAAAATACATCTTCTATCCCAACAACAAAATTATGGAGAGTAACCAAAtcttgctgttttttatttaagtcTCATCTACATGTGGTTTTAGCATATACCtaatatcaaaaaataaaaaaataaaaaaataaaaaataaacttctCTGACTACTCCGACTCCCACATTCTCTTTTTCCCTCTATTCTTcctcattttaaaaacaaaaataaaaaatattaacacaTACAAAATGTGTAGTTATATGCTAGTATCTTTTATGAGTCCACGACACAACAAGATTACGGGATGGGAAGCACTATTTGGATTGTACCATTTGTTCATTGTTTCGGTACGGCGATAAGTagtctttatttttgttttcttattttggtgCTTGGGGTGCCTAAGGCCCAAGAATTGAAGACCATATAGTCATTCTGAAGGACTTTCCCCATTAATTTAAGACCATATAATCATCCGTTGAAGGACTTTCCCCGTTAATTTAAGACCATATAGTCATCCGCTAAAGGACTCTCCCCATTAATTTAAGTTCTCCtttctctcactcactctctcactcATTTGAAAATCCTCCCAGTGGCCCTCCCTGGCTAGTCTCTGTGTACCATGggcggaatttttttttatacatggatatattttttttcttttttcatgaacaaacaatattatctgcattaaaagggagagagattagtttagtctcacaataagttagcaataatgtggttcaaattcacttttgacgagaatcgaacttaaaatctctcacttacaaataagaGGAATATTACTAAACTGTAATACTCAGTGACATACATCATATATATACTTATATCAAGAGGTACTCTGGTTGTGATAGTATTAGTGGGAGAAATTTCCCGTACACGTTGGGCATCCCTCCTCCTATCTCCTTCTTTCCCTGTTATGTGGTggtagagagagaagaaagataaTCGAACATGGGAAAGGAAGTTAATGTTTTGTGGGGCATTTGACGCAATTGGCTCTGTGAGTTGGAGGGTGTGAAAGGGACTATGATTTGATATGATTTGATATGATACGATCAGAGGAAATTGTGGGGTTTACTGATTGGTTGATGCATATTATATATGCGTGCTAGTCTTAAAGCTAAGATCGTCTTTATTCCCAAGCGCTTAcaaaaatttttatttgtaaaccAAACCTCTCTATTACTTATCAAAGGATGAAAGTTGAATCCTCCTAAAGCATGGTTTTGATAATAAAAGAATTATATAACATATTTAAAACATCTACGTAAGTAAGTGTGCAAGccctttttctattttcttacgTAAGAGCATTTTTAATGGGAATGACAAATTATAAAAGTTAAACTATAATTGATGGATTATATGACAATGTGAAGTATTGTGTCAAATTTAATGTTTTTGAACCGTGATGTCCAATATTATTGtcatatattgacaaaatatttttttacaattgaTGTATGGCGTGACAAATGtcaaatgaaatttttatttttgtttatttactaTCCACAATCCAGACTTTATTTGTTTTACAATTCATCACGCAAACTTGTAGTGTTAGAAAATATGGCACATTTTTCCAATATTTTCcgaaaattcaataaaatatgaGCGTGCTGTTTGTACCCTTTTTCGAGGGCATTGTCAAATTTTCATCAGTCCACAAGATAAGGTAATACTATGCTTTTCCTCAAAATTTCATGATACTAACAATCAGAGCATATTAAAAGGGTTCTTTAGAAATTGGCttgatttaataaatttttgtgcttttttgttattattttgatacggatcatgtattttttttggcCATTAAATTcgtttaaaataaagaaaaaaagattcgAAGTAAGTTCGGTTCGTTTCTTTTAACAACCATGTATTCTGTCTGCTTAATGCGTATTAATTTACAGAGCatataaatggaaaatttgttTCAGGATAACAAAAACCCAACATTTTGTTAAACAGATGGCAGTGTACGTCACATTTGGTGCAAACTCAGCTACGTTCCAGGCTTCACTTTTAGCAGTAACAGGGCAAGAAGATTTTCAATGGATCAAGTTGTGCAGCAAATATACAAGATTTTGCTTTCAAATTGGTGGGGCTTTGACATGTGGATATGCAGCATGTATCGTAATGGCTTTCGTATCCTCCATCAGCGCTTTCAACCTCTTTAGGCTTTAcacaccaaaacaatttcttcaGTTAAAGACTGCAGGATGACCAACGatctcagaaaaaaaaaaactaaaaatttaccACGTATGttcatatataaataaaatataatgtaACCAAATAAGCGCTTGGTCACTAAAATGCTATAGGTAATTACTAGTAGTTAAGACTGCGATGCCACGGGTTTTAAAAGTATGTTAAACATGTGTTATAGATATGTGCGATCATAAATGTCCCATTAGATTATGTATTTCAAGTATCCAATGCAATGCATTAGGACCTCTTGAAACTGCATATAAATAAAACGCATGTCGTTTGCTTGGTTATGAATTGCAATAAGATGCAAAAATTGCCAAATATAAGATTCTATTGTAAATTATGTGTTGCCATCTAAGGTTAGATGTATTTTGCTTGACTGGATTCGGCATTACATCTTAACATAACGATCGAAATGCTTCGTATTTTACTATCGAATATCAAATAAGCATGGCTATTGTCATTGTAATAAATCATTCAAAGTTTCACACTTGATAGAGTAGAAGCTAGAAGCACAGCAAGACATCTGGAACTTTGCCGATGTTTCCTCAAATATCTGTTCTGCAATGAAGGCCTCATTGCCATATGCTCTTTTTGATCTCCAAGTGAGCCCTTTGGTTCCAGCTGATAGAGGATATTTAGAAGTAGATATTATACATCCTTTTAAAAGTTATGATTACTTGCGCCGTAAGTCAATTCTAAATTATAAAAACTCTAAGACTTAAAGGATCTGATTATGTCCATATTCATCCTAAATTATAAAAACTCTAAGAGTTAGAGGATCTGATTATGTCCATGTTCGAATTAGATCACGTATCTTTCAGATCAAACATGATCATCCAATATAATCGCTAGGCATGAGAACccgtattttatattttctgctaTTGGGACTCACTGTTAATTTTGGATCAAATATGTTGGCCCAGTTTTAGCTATTAGTCCATCCCAATATTTCTTTAACCCGTTACTTTTACAATCTATATTACTTTCACAAGTGTCACTAGGGTAATGACCaatatttatttgtaattatttttactAGATCTCCAAGTTTTGCAGCCGCCATcttttagtataaataagacATTCCTCCAACTGTTTCCAAACGTGAATTGTTTGAGAAATGCATGCTATGCATGCAAGTatgtgcttttttattttattttaattttcttttcaaaattttttttatttttttttacgtgGAGGTTGGTGTAAATATAATATGTATGtaagtgtgtgtatatattatatatgtttagAGAAAGATTTTAGAAAAGAGAATAGAATAGAAGAAATACACATACTTAGGAGTGATTAGTAAGTTTAGCTTTGTTAGTAGTGACGTAGATCTTCGTTTTAGCTTTGGAAGGGTTTCTTGGGGAACTTACCATTATTGGGGTGTTTGTCTTATTTAAACTTTGTGAAATATGAGTTATATTTAATATGTTTATAACTGATGTAACTATTTTGTCTTTGAACTCTGatatattattgttattttcaaTAATGTGGATGTTGCGATAATGTTGataattatatgcatatatcatttCATATTGTTTTTATTGGTATATTCAGAGATTGGATAATGAAAAGGAAACTATATTTTGTGTGGTTGAGTTCAACTCTTGTTGGGACTAGCAAGGGTGACAAAAGTGTAATTATTGGAATGGTATGAAGTAGTGGGGATTCTGGCGGCCGAGAGGAGAACAAGGTGACCAAGAAAATGGGGAATTTGGGATGATTGTCTTATCAaggacaatggatatctatatgttatccatagaagcaaccttgagaataacgacgtcactaTTATACATGATTCCCAATCATGTGGTTCAATCTCTCGTTTGAGTTCGGATCTTGATGAGACcatgattccctggcttgagctatcacCCCATTAGTGTCGTAGTGTAGGTACACTAGAGACACTTTCTagttggaaccgaatggagagttcataaat
This Pyrus communis chromosome 6, drPyrComm1.1, whole genome shotgun sequence DNA region includes the following protein-coding sequences:
- the LOC137736498 gene encoding CASP-like protein 2C1; this translates as MNQIVQSEKMKYGMAETEAFLRLSAVLILVLTACLVGFDSQTKYVVFFYRKATFRDLNALLLLVYVVSVAAGYNLLQVGKSSLSACFKPNLKVRTNIYLAWICFLLDQMAVYVTFGANSATFQASLLAVTGQEDFQWIKLCSKYTRFCFQIGGALTCGYAACIVMAFVSSISAFNLFRLYTPKQFLQLKTAG